A genome region from uncultured Roseibium sp. includes the following:
- a CDS encoding SMP-30/gluconolactonase/LRE family protein: MSLVHSIKKARYRLFPDHVVGEMLSKSWIDNAIPFTFMIIVVGVIGMLLPNFFTGSNISILARQYGELALVVLAMTTVILVGGIDLSVGSNFALANFLMLYFLNLAHFPVGVSALLTVLITAGVGLVNGLLVGYLRLRAFLTTLVTLIIVRAIVDLLLLEYAQDMSMSFYTSPLWDMMGLGGVWIFPFSFVVLAVIAVIAHIAFSRSGPGWRLLAIGGSRRSAFNMGLPVKRIVCSAYVISGALVGMAGVLYAARLSGAGTDTGIGLEISALTAAILGGNSLGGGRGSVPKALMGAVTVLVLSNGVLRLGLNSGSGPMVLGLALLFAVFVDVRWMKNRHKLLSKVYVSPTLMEMPEPRPTDNGPFEVNDRLSKVDVIALGEVESPEDVILDEDDNLYSGNRHGDIIRYFAPDYKTHEVYAHIGGAPLGMSFDKDGNLLVCVGGMGLYMVSKADRGVSKMTDETNRSLFSVVDDSRLRLADDLDIAPDGKIYFSEATIRYEMHDWPVDALESRGNGRIICYDPATKKTRTVLKNLIFPNGVCTAHDGKSILFAESWGCRINRYWLEGPKKGKLEILADKLPGYPDNINRASDGTYWVAIMGMRAPALDLALKMPGFRRRMARRIAADQWLYPNLNIGCVARFNDKGEFIESMWDRHATNHPMITSMREHKGWLYLGGITNNRIGRIRLEGMNDSWSGWSSYWGDKARRQA, translated from the coding sequence GTGTCGCTAGTACACAGCATCAAGAAAGCCCGGTATCGCCTTTTCCCCGATCATGTCGTCGGCGAGATGCTCTCCAAGAGCTGGATCGACAACGCGATCCCGTTCACCTTCATGATTATCGTGGTCGGTGTGATCGGGATGCTGCTTCCCAACTTCTTCACCGGCAGCAACATCTCGATCCTGGCCCGCCAATATGGCGAACTGGCCCTCGTGGTGCTCGCCATGACGACGGTGATCCTGGTTGGCGGCATCGATCTCTCGGTCGGATCGAACTTCGCCCTCGCCAACTTCCTGATGCTTTATTTCCTGAACCTGGCGCATTTCCCGGTGGGCGTATCCGCGCTCCTGACGGTTCTGATCACGGCCGGTGTCGGTCTGGTCAACGGGCTTCTGGTCGGCTATCTGCGGCTCCGGGCGTTCCTGACGACACTGGTGACCCTGATTATCGTGCGTGCGATCGTCGACCTGCTGCTTCTGGAATACGCCCAGGACATGTCGATGTCGTTCTACACCTCGCCGCTCTGGGACATGATGGGTCTCGGCGGGGTCTGGATCTTCCCCTTCAGCTTCGTCGTGCTGGCGGTCATTGCCGTTATCGCCCACATTGCCTTCAGTCGGTCCGGCCCCGGCTGGCGTCTTCTGGCCATCGGCGGATCACGCCGGTCTGCCTTCAACATGGGCCTTCCGGTCAAGCGGATCGTCTGTTCGGCCTATGTGATCTCCGGCGCCCTCGTCGGAATGGCCGGCGTTCTTTACGCCGCACGCCTGAGCGGGGCCGGCACCGATACGGGTATCGGCCTGGAAATCTCGGCACTGACCGCGGCGATCCTGGGCGGCAACTCGCTCGGCGGCGGACGCGGCTCGGTTCCCAAGGCCCTGATGGGCGCCGTGACCGTTCTGGTGCTGTCCAACGGCGTCTTGCGCCTTGGCCTCAACAGCGGGTCCGGACCCATGGTCCTCGGCCTCGCCCTTTTGTTTGCCGTCTTCGTGGACGTGCGCTGGATGAAGAACCGCCACAAGCTCCTCAGCAAGGTTTACGTCTCGCCCACCCTGATGGAAATGCCGGAACCGCGCCCGACCGATAACGGTCCGTTCGAGGTCAATGACCGTTTGAGCAAGGTCGACGTGATCGCCCTTGGCGAAGTGGAAAGCCCGGAAGACGTAATCCTGGACGAGGACGACAACCTCTACAGCGGCAACCGCCATGGCGACATCATCCGCTACTTCGCACCCGACTATAAAACCCATGAGGTTTACGCCCATATCGGCGGCGCGCCCCTTGGCATGAGCTTCGACAAGGACGGCAATCTGCTGGTCTGCGTCGGCGGCATGGGTCTCTACATGGTCTCCAAAGCGGACAGAGGTGTCAGCAAGATGACCGACGAAACCAACCGGTCGCTCTTCTCGGTCGTCGACGACAGCCGTCTGCGTCTGGCCGACGACCTCGATATCGCGCCCGACGGCAAGATCTATTTCTCGGAAGCCACAATCCGCTACGAAATGCACGACTGGCCCGTGGATGCCTTGGAGAGCCGCGGAAACGGCCGCATCATCTGCTACGATCCGGCAACCAAAAAGACCCGAACCGTCCTCAAGAACCTGATCTTCCCGAACGGTGTCTGCACGGCCCATGACGGCAAGTCGATCCTCTTTGCGGAAAGCTGGGGCTGCCGTATCAACCGGTATTGGCTGGAAGGCCCCAAGAAAGGCAAGCTTGAAATCCTCGCCGACAAGCTGCCGGGCTACCCCGACAACATCAACCGCGCCTCTGACGGAACCTATTGGGTCGCCATCATGGGCATGCGCGCTCCCGCCCTCGACCTTGCCCTCAAGATGCCGGGCTTCCGGCGGCGCATGGCCCGGCGGATCGCAGCCGACCAGTGGCTCTATCCGAACCTCAATATCGGCTGCGTCGCACGGTTCAACGACAAGGGCGAATTCATCGAATCCATGTGGGACCGCCATGCCACCAATCACCCGATGATCACGTCCATGCGTGAGCACAAGGGCTGGCTCTATCTCGGCGGCATCACCAACAACCGGATCGGGCGGATCCGCCTTGAAGGCATGAACGACAGCTGGAGCGGTTGGTCCAGTTACTGGGGCGACAAGGCGCGGAGGCAGGCATGA
- a CDS encoding sugar ABC transporter substrate-binding protein — translation MTWTNLKKAALLAVAGVGIAGGALAQEPNDPFRGPALEALKDKWVAYLPISAGFDLAQAWGGVVKEETQRYGMKFTIQDPNWSTDAMAQGMTSLIAEHPDVIVTQNPDTQSLARLMMQANRLGIAVIQMNMQGAVQTDAFVGPDYVAMGREIAETAIKQCGEGTDTSHKISIVQGVLTGGVSYFQVQGIMEVLNGREDIQIVSSQAADWDASKARAITETVLQQHPDLCAILDMWDGQAIGTGAAVKQAGLADSVTVITSGGGAASTCDLIRDDTFDIVYNYDAPGMGRDAWTAIMIALQNGGGGKLKTQVFSPTQVMTKDNVDKASCWDSETYASRLR, via the coding sequence ATGACCTGGACCAATCTGAAAAAAGCGGCCCTGTTGGCCGTCGCCGGAGTCGGCATCGCCGGTGGCGCGCTTGCACAGGAACCCAACGATCCGTTCCGCGGCCCGGCGCTCGAGGCCCTGAAAGACAAATGGGTCGCCTACCTGCCGATCTCGGCCGGTTTTGACCTGGCGCAGGCCTGGGGCGGTGTGGTCAAGGAAGAGACCCAGCGCTACGGCATGAAGTTCACGATTCAGGATCCGAACTGGTCGACCGATGCAATGGCTCAGGGCATGACCTCCCTGATTGCCGAACATCCGGACGTGATCGTCACCCAGAATCCGGACACACAGTCACTGGCGCGTCTGATGATGCAGGCCAACCGTCTCGGCATCGCCGTGATCCAGATGAACATGCAAGGGGCCGTTCAGACCGATGCCTTTGTCGGACCGGACTACGTCGCCATGGGCCGCGAGATTGCCGAAACGGCGATCAAGCAATGCGGCGAAGGCACCGATACCTCGCACAAGATCTCCATCGTGCAGGGCGTGCTCACCGGTGGCGTCAGCTACTTCCAGGTCCAGGGCATCATGGAGGTTCTGAATGGCCGCGAGGACATTCAGATCGTCTCGAGCCAGGCGGCCGACTGGGATGCCTCCAAAGCCCGGGCCATCACCGAAACGGTCCTGCAGCAGCACCCGGATCTCTGCGCCATTCTCGACATGTGGGATGGTCAGGCCATCGGCACCGGGGCGGCTGTCAAACAGGCCGGCCTCGCCGACAGCGTCACCGTGATCACCTCCGGCGGGGGTGCTGCGAGCACCTGCGACCTGATCCGCGACGATACGTTCGATATCGTTTACAACTACGACGCGCCCGGCATGGGACGCGACGCCTGGACTGCGATCATGATCGCCCTGCAGAACGGCGGTGGCGGCAAGCTGAAGACCCAGGTGTTCTCCCCGACCCAGGTGATGACCAAAGACAATGTGGACAAGGCATCCTGCTGGGATTCCGAGACCTACGCGAGCCGTCTCCGCTAG
- a CDS encoding zinc-dependent alcohol dehydrogenase family protein, translated as MKMKAAVLEEIGRPGPYAETRPISVCEVDLDGPRDGEILVEIAAAGLCHSDLSVVNGDRPRQLPLVMGHESAGIVRAVGPDVERFEPGDHVISVFVPSCGHCGPCRSGRPALCEPGAAANNTGMLIGGGSRLSRNGETLYHMTGVSCFAEYAVISQNSLVKIDSSIPLDIAALMGCAVLTGAGAVFNTGDVCPGCSTAVVGLGGVGLSAVMAAYAAGAEKIVAVDIIPDKLELAKELGATHTIDSSKEGALEELRELTSGGVDTAMDFTGNVNALRFAYDATRRGGATVTAGLPNPKAMLQIPAVGLTGEERTLKGSYLGSGVPSRDIPRFLALHAQGRLPVERLMTEKIRLEDINEGFDRLHAGKAIRQVIDFS; from the coding sequence ATGAAAATGAAAGCCGCAGTCCTGGAGGAGATCGGTCGTCCGGGTCCTTATGCCGAAACCCGTCCGATCTCGGTCTGCGAGGTCGATCTCGACGGTCCGCGCGACGGGGAAATTCTGGTCGAGATCGCGGCCGCGGGCCTGTGCCATTCGGATCTGTCGGTGGTCAATGGCGACCGGCCGCGACAACTGCCTCTGGTCATGGGACACGAGAGTGCCGGCATTGTGCGCGCGGTCGGGCCGGACGTCGAACGGTTCGAGCCCGGCGATCATGTCATCTCCGTCTTCGTACCGAGCTGCGGGCATTGCGGCCCGTGCCGGTCAGGTCGGCCGGCCTTGTGCGAACCGGGAGCGGCCGCCAACAATACCGGCATGCTGATCGGCGGCGGCTCGCGGCTGAGCCGAAACGGCGAAACCCTCTATCACATGACCGGGGTTTCCTGCTTTGCCGAATACGCCGTCATATCGCAGAATTCCCTGGTGAAGATCGACAGTTCGATCCCTCTCGACATTGCAGCCCTGATGGGCTGTGCGGTGCTGACCGGTGCAGGCGCCGTCTTCAACACCGGAGACGTCTGCCCTGGATGCTCGACCGCGGTTGTCGGCCTCGGCGGCGTCGGTCTTTCAGCCGTCATGGCCGCCTATGCTGCCGGCGCCGAGAAGATCGTGGCTGTCGACATTATTCCCGACAAGCTCGAACTCGCCAAAGAGCTCGGCGCGACCCATACGATCGATTCCTCGAAGGAAGGCGCACTGGAGGAACTCCGCGAGCTGACCTCCGGCGGGGTCGACACGGCGATGGATTTCACCGGGAACGTCAACGCCCTGCGCTTTGCCTATGACGCCACGCGCCGCGGCGGCGCGACGGTCACAGCAGGTCTGCCGAACCCGAAAGCCATGCTGCAGATTCCAGCTGTCGGCCTGACCGGGGAAGAGCGCACCCTCAAGGGGTCCTACCTTGGATCCGGCGTCCCGAGCCGGGACATCCCGCGCTTCCTTGCCCTCCACGCCCAGGGCCGCCTGCCGGTGGAACGGCTGATGACCGAGAAGATCCGTCTGGAAGACATCAACGAGGGTTTCGACCGCCTGCACGCCGGCAAGGCGATCCGCCAGGTTATCGATTTCAGCTGA
- a CDS encoding aldehyde dehydrogenase, with protein sequence MQTYQCYINGEWVEPATGEYFESDDPFTSKVWARIPRCGAEDVDRAVEAANNALTKGDWATMHPTQRGRLLNRFADILESEADHLARIEVQDNGKLYAEMRGQTGYLPQWFRYFAGLCDKIEGSVLPIDKPDMFTYTTHVPVGVVAAITPWNSPLLLTTWKLAPALAAGCTVVLKPSEFTSASTLEFCKLAEKAGFPAGVINAITGFGAEAGAPLTEHKGVHKVAFTGGDGSGRHIARAAMNTFKRLTLELGGKSAQLVFPDVNVESAARGVVSGIFAATGQTCIAGSRVLVHEDVHDAFVDAFLNLARTARVGDPMKTDTQVGPVTTKPQFDKILSSIQMARDEGAECVLGGGPSERPECGQGRFIEPTVFTGVDNAMKIAQQEVFGPVLSIIKFREEEEAYRMANDTDYGLAAGVWTQDQGRMFRAAKALRAGNIWTNCYRAVSYMVPFGGFKSSGIGRESGQEALNEYLETKSVWMDYGPGPANPFVMR encoded by the coding sequence ATCCAGACCTATCAATGCTACATCAACGGCGAATGGGTCGAACCGGCAACCGGCGAGTATTTTGAAAGCGACGATCCCTTTACCTCCAAAGTGTGGGCGAGGATCCCGCGCTGCGGGGCAGAGGACGTGGACCGCGCCGTGGAGGCGGCCAACAATGCTCTCACCAAGGGCGACTGGGCCACGATGCACCCGACCCAGCGGGGCCGTCTTCTCAACCGGTTCGCCGATATTCTGGAGAGCGAAGCCGACCACCTTGCCCGCATCGAAGTTCAGGACAACGGCAAGCTCTATGCCGAAATGCGCGGCCAGACCGGCTATCTGCCGCAGTGGTTCCGCTATTTCGCCGGCCTTTGCGACAAGATCGAGGGCTCGGTCCTGCCGATCGACAAGCCCGACATGTTCACCTACACGACCCATGTGCCCGTGGGTGTGGTGGCCGCGATCACGCCCTGGAACTCTCCGCTCCTTCTGACCACCTGGAAGCTGGCTCCGGCCCTGGCCGCGGGCTGTACCGTGGTGCTGAAACCGTCCGAATTCACCTCGGCGTCCACCCTCGAGTTCTGCAAGCTGGCGGAAAAAGCGGGCTTCCCGGCCGGTGTGATCAATGCCATCACCGGATTTGGCGCCGAGGCTGGTGCGCCGCTGACCGAGCACAAGGGCGTTCACAAGGTCGCCTTCACCGGAGGGGACGGGAGCGGACGCCACATTGCACGCGCGGCCATGAACACCTTCAAGAGGCTGACGCTGGAGCTCGGCGGCAAGTCCGCCCAGCTGGTCTTCCCGGATGTGAATGTGGAGAGTGCAGCGCGCGGTGTCGTCTCCGGCATCTTCGCGGCAACCGGCCAGACCTGCATCGCGGGCTCGCGCGTTCTGGTGCACGAGGACGTCCATGACGCCTTTGTCGACGCCTTCCTGAATCTGGCAAGGACGGCCCGCGTCGGCGACCCCATGAAGACGGACACACAGGTCGGCCCCGTGACGACCAAGCCCCAGTTCGACAAGATCCTGTCCTCGATCCAGATGGCGCGCGACGAGGGCGCGGAATGCGTTCTCGGCGGCGGCCCCTCCGAACGACCCGAGTGCGGGCAAGGCCGGTTCATCGAACCGACGGTTTTCACCGGGGTCGACAACGCGATGAAGATTGCCCAGCAGGAAGTCTTCGGACCGGTTCTTTCCATAATCAAATTCCGCGAGGAAGAAGAGGCCTACCGGATGGCCAACGACACCGATTACGGCCTGGCCGCAGGTGTCTGGACGCAGGACCAGGGACGCATGTTCCGCGCCGCCAAGGCACTGCGTGCCGGGAACATCTGGACCAACTGTTACCGCGCAGTGTCCTATATGGTGCCGTTCGGCGGCTTCAAGTCCTCCGGCATCGGGCGCGAAAGCGGGCAGGAAGCCCTCAATGAGTATCTGGAAACCAAATCCGTCTGGATGGACTACGGCCCCGGTCCGGCAAATCCGTTCGTCATGCGTTGA
- a CDS encoding LysR family transcriptional regulator codes for MLHDRREAVLDIRQLRYFIAIAEARSVSAAAHKLRIAQPSLSQHLVNMERELEVKLVERSPRGSVLTNEGETLLNHAYEICRMVDTCISEIKELSGEVRGKVRFGMPPSVSMVMSVPLAETVRLELPKVRLRASEAMSGFIKTWIDDGTVEIGFLYDLIGVEHFQATHVLDEHLFFFSAPDAWPLKSKPGAPVAMSDLVNAELVLPGEPHGLRRIIEKAARKAGITLNVTTELDAMTQIKELVARGSGYSIFAPAACHDFVEAGRLLKAPIVDPVISRPVYLVRNPSAVQTRACAAVEKLTLQVAREMVDRGLWEGQLVATDGENSPQPA; via the coding sequence GTGCTTCACGACAGGCGCGAGGCCGTATTGGATATTCGTCAGCTCCGATATTTCATAGCGATCGCGGAGGCGCGTTCCGTCTCCGCGGCGGCACATAAACTCCGGATCGCGCAACCGTCCCTCTCCCAGCATCTTGTGAATATGGAACGGGAACTGGAGGTGAAGCTCGTCGAACGGTCACCGCGCGGATCGGTGCTAACCAACGAAGGCGAAACCCTTCTCAACCACGCCTATGAAATCTGCCGGATGGTCGACACCTGCATTTCGGAAATCAAGGAATTGTCGGGGGAGGTCCGCGGCAAGGTCCGATTCGGGATGCCGCCCTCGGTCTCCATGGTGATGTCCGTTCCGCTTGCGGAGACGGTCCGGCTGGAACTGCCCAAAGTGCGCCTGCGGGCCAGCGAGGCGATGAGCGGGTTCATCAAGACCTGGATCGACGATGGCACCGTGGAAATCGGTTTTCTCTACGACCTGATTGGCGTCGAGCATTTTCAGGCGACCCACGTCCTGGACGAACATCTGTTCTTCTTCTCCGCTCCCGATGCCTGGCCGCTAAAGTCGAAACCCGGGGCGCCGGTCGCCATGAGCGACCTGGTGAATGCGGAGCTGGTTCTGCCCGGCGAACCACATGGGCTCCGGCGCATTATTGAAAAAGCGGCGCGCAAGGCGGGCATCACGCTCAACGTGACGACGGAGCTCGATGCGATGACGCAAATCAAGGAGCTGGTCGCCAGAGGCTCGGGCTACTCCATTTTTGCACCCGCCGCCTGTCATGACTTCGTCGAAGCCGGCCGGCTGCTGAAAGCCCCGATCGTGGATCCGGTGATTTCCCGCCCTGTCTATCTGGTGCGAAATCCCTCGGCCGTCCAGACCAGGGCCTGCGCCGCTGTCGAAAAGCTTACATTGCAGGTGGCCCGGGAGATGGTCGACCGCGGACTCTGGGAAGGCCAGCTCGTCGCGACGGACGGAGAGAATTCCCCTCAACCGGCCTGA
- a CDS encoding sugar ABC transporter ATP-binding protein: protein MTAPVVELRNVTKEFHGNPAVKGVSFELHPGEIHSLLGENGAGKSTLTKMIAGVYEPTDGEVRYLGNKVAFTSPQEALESGIAMVFQETSLIPSLTVAQNLELGNEQFLTRLRGLWISAQQFLQSLSFEVDPTALVSQLGAAQKQMVEIARAVRHNAKVIIFDEPTATLTPEEKYHFFNLVNRLKENGVSIVFISHALEEALTISDRITILRDGEHVITDEVKAFDRDKIIGHMVGRSLTNELYGDKQGKERKGRPAGKRVLSVQNLSMGSIVRNTSFSVFSGQVTGVFGLVGSGRTETFKIISGVLKRDFFHGGEVRLSGKPVRYRVPRPAIRDGIVYVTEDRKVEGFFETKSIAQNIYSGLVGADLNESPVINYAEMTELAKVWTERLNVKAIDNNSKVIELSGGNQQKVVLAKALVQKPKLIILDEPTRGVDVGAIAEIHEVINELANAGLPVVMISSYLPEILALSDRILVSRLGRMVEEFAIEEATEEKIMYAAVH, encoded by the coding sequence ATGACGGCACCCGTGGTCGAACTTCGAAATGTCACCAAGGAATTCCACGGTAACCCCGCGGTCAAAGGGGTGTCCTTCGAGCTGCATCCCGGCGAGATCCATTCACTGCTTGGAGAAAATGGTGCCGGCAAATCGACGCTGACGAAGATGATCGCCGGGGTCTATGAGCCGACCGACGGCGAAGTCCGCTATCTCGGCAACAAGGTGGCCTTCACCAGTCCGCAGGAAGCCCTGGAAAGCGGGATCGCGATGGTGTTTCAGGAAACCAGCCTGATCCCCTCGCTGACCGTCGCGCAGAACCTGGAACTCGGAAACGAACAGTTCCTGACACGCCTTCGCGGGCTTTGGATTTCCGCGCAGCAATTCCTGCAATCGCTCAGCTTCGAGGTGGACCCGACCGCACTGGTCTCCCAGCTCGGCGCGGCGCAAAAGCAGATGGTCGAGATCGCCCGCGCGGTCCGCCACAATGCCAAGGTGATCATCTTCGACGAGCCGACGGCTACGCTGACGCCTGAAGAAAAGTACCACTTCTTCAATCTCGTCAATCGCCTGAAGGAGAACGGCGTTTCGATCGTCTTCATCAGTCACGCCCTGGAAGAAGCGCTGACCATTTCCGACCGGATCACCATCCTGCGGGATGGCGAGCACGTCATCACGGACGAGGTCAAGGCCTTCGACCGTGACAAGATCATCGGCCACATGGTCGGGCGAAGCCTGACGAACGAGCTGTATGGCGACAAGCAAGGCAAGGAACGAAAGGGAAGACCTGCCGGCAAGCGCGTGCTCTCGGTCCAGAACCTGTCCATGGGCTCGATCGTGCGCAACACCTCGTTTTCCGTTTTCTCAGGGCAGGTTACCGGGGTCTTCGGCCTGGTCGGCTCGGGCCGGACCGAAACCTTCAAGATCATTTCCGGCGTTCTGAAACGCGACTTCTTCCATGGCGGAGAAGTGCGCCTCAGCGGCAAGCCGGTGCGCTACCGTGTTCCGCGCCCGGCGATCCGGGACGGCATCGTCTATGTCACGGAAGACCGGAAGGTCGAGGGCTTCTTCGAAACCAAGTCGATCGCCCAGAACATCTATTCCGGGCTGGTCGGGGCGGATCTCAATGAAAGTCCGGTGATCAACTACGCCGAGATGACCGAACTGGCCAAGGTCTGGACCGAGCGCCTGAACGTGAAGGCGATAGACAACAATTCAAAGGTCATCGAGCTTTCCGGCGGGAACCAGCAGAAGGTCGTGCTCGCCAAGGCCCTGGTTCAAAAACCAAAGCTGATCATTCTCGACGAACCCACCCGCGGCGTCGATGTCGGCGCCATTGCCGAGATCCATGAAGTGATCAACGAGCTTGCGAATGCCGGTTTGCCGGTGGTCATGATTTCTTCCTATCTTCCCGAAATCCTGGCGCTATCCGATCGTATCCTCGTCTCACGACTTGGGCGCATGGTCGAGGAATTCGCCATCGAGGAAGCGACCGAAGAAAAAATCATGTACGCCGCCGTTCACTAG
- a CDS encoding strictosidine synthase: MRQTFIARKLDSFLGRGTAAVTVPALDGALKPNNRLEDLPEGISGQAPDCIVFWQGQPLWSDGAKLVAQDGMKADLGSEITALATNGETLAVATLAGGLLILDTGFEAVTPDWNRDVRNITALAFGPDGHIWFCIGSERNAPTEWRRDLMEMNRSGLIGRADPATGEVRIVKHRLRYPSGIAVLPNGAIVFSEAWSSHVVEMAADGAMARIVLDEIPGYPGRIQARADGGYWLCIFAPRSTLIEFVLREPGYRKAMLREVPSDYWVAPNYSSGKSFHEPMQGGALKQMGILKPWAPTLSYGLVIELDENFIPVRSFHSRAGGRRHGITSALEADGDLWLTGRGSGEVLRLNLETEGESA; this comes from the coding sequence ATGAGACAGACGTTTATCGCGCGGAAGCTCGACAGTTTCCTCGGGCGCGGCACTGCAGCCGTGACCGTACCGGCCCTGGACGGCGCGCTGAAACCGAACAACCGGCTGGAGGACCTGCCGGAGGGGATTTCCGGACAGGCGCCGGACTGCATCGTCTTCTGGCAGGGGCAGCCACTTTGGTCCGACGGGGCAAAACTCGTCGCGCAAGACGGAATGAAGGCCGATCTCGGGTCCGAGATCACCGCCCTGGCAACGAATGGCGAGACCCTGGCCGTGGCGACGCTCGCCGGCGGATTGCTGATACTCGACACCGGTTTCGAAGCCGTGACGCCGGACTGGAACCGGGATGTCCGGAATATAACCGCCCTCGCCTTCGGACCGGATGGGCACATCTGGTTCTGCATCGGATCGGAGCGCAATGCTCCGACCGAGTGGCGCCGCGATCTGATGGAAATGAACCGCAGCGGCCTGATCGGCCGCGCCGATCCGGCAACCGGCGAGGTCCGCATCGTCAAGCACCGCTTGCGCTATCCATCCGGCATTGCCGTTCTTCCCAACGGGGCGATCGTGTTCAGTGAGGCCTGGTCGTCTCACGTGGTCGAAATGGCCGCTGACGGCGCCATGGCGCGCATCGTTCTGGATGAAATTCCCGGCTATCCGGGACGCATTCAGGCACGCGCCGACGGCGGTTACTGGCTGTGCATCTTTGCCCCGCGCAGCACGCTGATTGAATTCGTCCTGAGAGAACCCGGCTACCGTAAGGCCATGCTCCGTGAGGTGCCCTCCGATTATTGGGTCGCCCCCAACTACTCCAGCGGCAAGTCCTTCCACGAGCCGATGCAGGGCGGCGCCTTGAAGCAGATGGGCATTCTAAAGCCATGGGCGCCGACCCTTTCCTATGGCCTCGTGATCGAACTGGACGAGAACTTTATCCCGGTGCGCAGTTTCCATAGCCGAGCGGGCGGCCGCCGGCACGGCATCACGTCTGCCCTGGAAGCGGACGGCGACCTCTGGCTCACGGGGCGCGGGTCCGGAGAAGTCCTGCGTTTGAACCTTGAGACCGAGGGAGAATCGGCATGA
- a CDS encoding ABC transporter permease: MKLGGRLKNVSQEKIVFTITLAMFAIFAFSLDGFIGTNNLLALLRSVAVLGILGLGMLIVVLGRGIDLSMVANMAISVAWTIQLVGTGMPLWAALAIGLGFALGMSLITGILVAFAEIPAIFATLAMGTFIYGFGRAHLITGTDVVYLPADFGWAAQIGQGRILGVPIPILLAAILAIVVYLFLRLSKHGWNTYNIGDNTQASRITGIAVRPTMVLQYMLSGTAAYLAGLITATAVQSMNTRIVNSNMIYDVILIVVLGGVSLSGGRGSVRNVIVGTLLIGVLVNGMTIMDIQYTIQNVIKSLILLLAIVADSVINPRDEQTGQQGDI, translated from the coding sequence ATGAAGCTCGGTGGACGTTTGAAGAATGTCTCGCAGGAGAAGATCGTTTTCACGATCACACTGGCGATGTTCGCAATCTTCGCCTTTTCCCTAGATGGTTTCATAGGAACAAACAATCTCCTGGCTCTGTTGCGAAGTGTCGCAGTGCTCGGGATTCTGGGGCTGGGCATGCTGATTGTCGTCCTGGGCCGGGGCATCGACCTTTCCATGGTGGCCAACATGGCCATTTCGGTGGCCTGGACAATCCAGCTTGTCGGCACCGGCATGCCCTTGTGGGCGGCCCTCGCCATCGGCCTCGGCTTTGCCCTGGGCATGAGCCTGATCACCGGCATCCTGGTCGCCTTTGCCGAGATCCCGGCGATCTTCGCAACGCTTGCCATGGGGACCTTCATCTACGGTTTCGGCCGGGCCCATCTCATCACCGGCACGGATGTCGTCTACCTGCCGGCGGATTTCGGCTGGGCGGCCCAGATCGGACAGGGGCGCATTCTGGGTGTTCCGATCCCGATCCTCCTGGCCGCGATCCTGGCAATCGTCGTCTACCTTTTCCTGCGGCTCTCGAAGCACGGGTGGAACACCTACAACATCGGCGACAACACCCAGGCGTCCCGGATCACCGGCATCGCCGTGCGCCCGACCATGGTGCTTCAGTACATGCTCAGCGGAACGGCCGCCTATCTTGCCGGCCTGATCACCGCGACGGCGGTGCAGTCGATGAACACCCGCATCGTCAATTCCAACATGATTTACGACGTCATCCTCATCGTCGTGCTCGGTGGCGTCAGCCTGTCGGGCGGCCGGGGCAGCGTTCGCAACGTCATCGTCGGCACCCTCCTGATCGGCGTTCTGGTGAACGGCATGACCATCATGGACATCCAGTACACCATCCAGAACGTGATCAAGAGCCTCATTCTTCTGCTCGCGATCGTCGCAGACAGCGTCATCAATCCGCGTGACGAACAGACCGGACAGCAAGGCGATATCTGA